One region of Brassica napus cultivar Da-Ae chromosome A10, Da-Ae, whole genome shotgun sequence genomic DNA includes:
- the LOC125579078 gene encoding NAC domain-containing protein 82-like, with translation MGKTELAPGFRFHPTDVELVRYYLKRKVLGKKLLVDAIAELDIYKFEPSDLPDKSYIKSGDLKWHFFCPREKKYATGVRANRATECGYWKTTGKERAVLCNGESVGKIKTLVYHVGKSPRGERTDWVMHEYRLEDNVLTQKNIPQDTYVLCVLFKKDGPGPRNGAQYGAPFKEEDWSDEEHRTGVDVPSTSNASIFLHGPNAEASLAVAPSLPPNKDCFGGMISESCVSDFPPATATTNVTDAANAPMPAPLVDPSSSASLAQTRQAPNDDDDLYAMLDLFVDEDEFLPLSEPNTNVARHVPNVSAPISLGEEVIFDDLPDFSNMHDNNIMPRTPSDDLIENSELYLELQDLTTPLAPPHVWNVSDSYLTAPLAPPQVGNVSDSYLTAPLAPPQNGNVSEPFLRHQGHFDFSAAAANDDPYSFLRPWDNTEQR, from the exons ATGGGGAAAACTGAGCTGGCTCCTGGGTTTCGGTTTCATCCTACTGATGTTGAACTCGTGAGATATTACCTGAAGAGGAAAGTGTTGGGTAAAAAGCTCCTCGTTGATGCTATTGCTGAACTTGACATTTACAAGTTCGAACCCTCTGACTTGCCTG ATAAGTCCTATATAAAGAGTGGTGATCTTAAGTGGCACTTCTTCTGCCCAAGGGAGAAGAAATATGCAACCGGTGTTAGAGCTAACCGTGCAACTGAGTGTGGTTACTGGAAAACCACAGGGAAGGAGAGAGCCGTTCTCTGCAATGGTGAATCTGTCGGAAAGATTAAGACTCTGGTTTACCACGTTGGCAAGTCGCCTCGTGGGGAGCGTACTGATTGGGTTATGCATGAATACAGGCTCGAGGACAACGTGCTGACACAGAAGAATATTCCTCAG GATACttatgtcctgtgtgttctaTTCAAGAAAGATGGACCGGGACCTAGAAATGGAGCTCAATATGGAGCTCCTTTCAAGGAAGAGGACTGGAGCGATGAGGAACATCGTACTGGTGTTGATGTTCCTTCTACCAGCAATGCCTCAATCTTCCTTCATGGGCCTAACGCAGAAGCCAGTCTGGCTGTGGCTCCCTCACTCCCTCCTAATAAGGATTGCTTTGGTGGCATGATATCTGAATCATGCGTCTCTGATTTCCCACCAGCTACAGCTACTACCAACGTGACTGATGCAGCTAATGCTCCTATGCCTGCACCACTTGTTGATCCTAGTAGCAGCGCTTCTTTGGCGCAAACCCGTCAGGCCCCTAACGACGATGATGACTTATATGCAATGTTGGATCTGTTTGTTGATGAGGATGAGTTCTTGCCTCTCTCTGAGCCCAACACCAACGTG GCAAGACATGTTCCCAATGTCTCAGCTCCAATTTCCTTAGGAGAGGAAGTGATATTCGACGACCTACCCGACTTTAGCAATATGCATGACAACAACATCATGCCAAGGACACCCTCTGACGACCTGATTGAAAACTCGGAGCTATACTTGGAGCTCCAGGATCTCACAACTCCGTTAGCACCACCGCATGTTTGGAATGTCAGCGACTCTTACCTGACAGCTCCACTAGCGCCACCTCAAGTAGGGAATGTCAGCGACTCTTACCTGACAGCTCCACTCGCACCGCCTCAAAACGGGAATGTCAGTGAGCCTTTTCTGCGCCATCAAGGCCACTTTGATTTCTCCGCTGCTGCTGCTAATGATGATCCTTATTCTTTTCTGCGTCCATGGGACAATACGGAGCAGAGATGA
- the LOC106419263 gene encoding putative pectate lyase 2, protein MDKCWRPNPHWRKVRNQLARCSVGFAGKMTGNIGKGVTQYKVTDPSDNPLNPKPGTLRYAATLIKGKKWITFKRNMKINLHKPLLISSFTTLDGRGVSVHISGPACLIVYKATDVIIHGLKIHDCKAHPPSSVMGPDSKIMELGQVDGDAIRLVTAKKVWIDHNTLYDCEDGLLDVTRGSTDVTVSNNWFRNQDKVMLLGHDDGYVRDKDMRVTVVFNHFGPNCNQRMPRVRHGYAHVANNYYQGWTQYAIGGSMSPRVKSESNYFVAPESGRKEITWKKHSQGDKMQWKFYSVNDYMENGACFGLQKGIGKARPNYGPSQRFTVADAKTVKKLTSSAGALHCTRNSVC, encoded by the exons ATGGACAAATGTTGGAGACCAAACCCACATTGGCGTAAAGTCCGTAATCAGCTGGCACGGTGTTCTGTCGGATTCGCCGGTAAAATGACGGGAAACATCGGTAAAGGAGTAACACAATACAAAGTAACCGACCCTTCTGATAAtcctctaaaccccaaaccagGAACCCTAAGATATGCAGCAACTCTCATCAAAGGCAAAAAATGGATCACGTTCAAAAGGAACATGAAGATCAACCTCCACAAACCGCTACTAATCAGCAGCTTCACCACACTCGATGGCCGCGGTGTTAGCGTTCACATCTCCGGTCCCGCTTGTCTCATAGTCTACAAAGCCACCGATGTGATCATCCATGGACTCAAAATCCATGACTGCAAAGCTCACCCACCGAGCTCGGTGATGGGACCAGACTCAAAGATCATGGAACTTGGACAAGTGGACGGAGATGCAATCAGGCTAGTCACGGCTAAGAAAGTGTGGATCGACCACAACACGTTATATGACTGCGAAGACGGGCTATTAGACGTCACGAGAGGGAGTACTGACGTCACGGTGTCGAACAATTGGTTTAGGAACCAGGACAAGGTCATGCTTCTTGGACATGATGATGGATATGTGAGAGACAAAGATATGAGAGTCACTGTTGTGTTTAACCACTTTGGTCCTAACTGCAACCAGAGAATGCCAcg AGTGAGACATGGATATGCTCATGTGGCGAATAACTATTATCAAGGATGGACTCAATACGCTATTGGCGGAAGCATGAGCCCTCGCGTGAAGAGCGAATCAAACTACTTCGTCGCACCAGAATCCGGACGCAAAGAG ATAACTTGGAAGAAACATAGCCAAGGTGATAAAATGCAATGGAAGTTCTACTCGGTGAATGATTATATGGAGAACGGAGCTTGTTTCGGCCTACAGAAAGGTATTGGAAAAGCCCGGCCCAATTACGGCCCATCTCAAAGGTTCACAGTAGCGGACGCTAAGACCGTTAAAAAACTCACTTCTTCAGCTGGAGCGTTGCACTGCACCAGAAACTCCGTCTGCTAG
- the LOC106419436 gene encoding probable gamma-secretase subunit PEN-2: MEASRSDESNLSPNRDRRSNPNPVHNSIISSAQVWPTIDGPLGLTEEASVDYARRFYKFGFALLPWLWAVNCFYFWPVLRHSRAFPQIRNYVVRSAIGFSVFTALLSAWALTFSIGGEELFGPVWDKLVMYNVADRLGLAGLA; the protein is encoded by the exons atggaggctTCACGGAGCGACGAATCCAATCTGAGCCCTAACCGCGATCGGAGATCAAATCCGAATCCGGTTCATAACTCTATAATCTCTTCAGCGCAGGTTTGGCCAACGATCGACGGTCCGTTGGGGTTAACGGAGGAAGCATCGGTGGATTACGCGCGTCGATTCTACAAGTTCGGATTCGCTCTCTTGCCGTGGCTCTGGGCTGTCAATTGCTTCTACTTCTGGCCTGTTCTCCGTCACTCTCGGGCTTTCCCTCAGATCCGAAACT ATGTTGTTAGGTCAGCAATTGGGTTTAGTGTCTTCACAGCTCTTCTTTCAGCGTGGGCTTTGACATTCTCCATAGGGGGGGAAGAGCTTTTTGGACCTGTTTGGGATAAGTTGGTTATGTACAACGTTGCTGACCGTCTTGGCTTGGCTGGCTTGGCTTAG
- the LOC106419149 gene encoding vacuolar protein sorting-associated protein 9A isoform X2, producing MAAQKELQKMNMYKAPRDKLMCILSCCKVINNLLLNASIASKENAPGADEFLPVLIYVTIKANPPQFHSNLLYIQRYRRQSKLVGEASYFFTNLLSAESFISNIDAKSLSMDEADFENKMESARARLSGLGSQSYQTDHGAAPTAHNPKRDTTLLQSQSSDSLSGTNETLNQRSELPIKKAESISDLENKGAAMLLNGSSEASKILKEYPYVFASAGDLRVGDVEGLLNDYKQLVFKYVCLSKGVGDAETSLASSSSPMQPSTETETEDHTTVSSDVQTKTEIDRSVDDLMRALQGEGDNVHKLSDVKQEDYGEDVVQGSAEERDPKVEDETVTEDIDLKKLSAEREDDNYSSKRAEDEDTDSKHLVAEQHND from the exons ATGGCTG CTCAAAAAGAGCTCCAGAAGATGAATATGTACAAAGCTCCTCGTGATAAGCTGATGTGTATCCTTAGCTGCTGCAAAGTGATTAATAACTTACTGCTAAATGCTTCAATCGCGTCAAAGGAGAATGCACCTGGAGCCGACGAGTTTCTTCCTGTTCTCATTTATGTTACCATAAAG GCTAACCCTCCACAGTTTCACTCAAACTTGTTATATATACAAAGATATAGACGTCAATCTAAACTGGTTGGGGAAGCTTCCTACTTCTTCACGAACCTGCTCTCTGCagagtctttcatctcaaatatTGATGCAAAGTCCCTTTCTATGGATGAAGCTgactttgaaaacaaaatggaaTCTGCACGGGCACGTCTCTCTGGTCTTGGAAGCCAGTCTTATCAAACTGATCACGGCGCTGCACCCACTGCTCATAATCCCAAGAGGGACACCACGCTTCTGCAATCACAGTCGTCTGATAGTCTTTCTGGAACCAACGAAACACTGAATCAGAGAAGTGAACTACCGATAAAGAAAGCTGAATCCATCTCGGATTTGGAAAATAAAGGTGCTGCCATGCTTTTGAACGGTAGCAGCGAGGCGAGCAAGATCTTGAAAGAGTATCCTTACGTGTTTGCCAGTGCTGGTGATTTGAGGGTGGGAGATGTTGAAGGGCTGCTAAATGATTATAAACAGTTAGTTTTCAAATATGTCTGCCTCTCCAAAGGCGTGGGTGATGCAGAAACATCTTTAGCTTCATCAAGTTCACCTATGCAACCGTCTACTGAAACTGAAACTGAGGATCATACAACAGTGTCTTCAGATGTTCAAACGAAAACCGAAATTGATAGGAGCGTTGATGATTTGATGCGAGCTTTACAAGGGGAAGGGGATAATGTTCATAAACTTTCAGATGTGAAACAAGAAGATTATGGTGAAGATGTTGTACAAGGAAGTGCGGAAGAACGTGATCCCAAAGTTGAAGATGAAACAGTTACTGAAGACATTGATTTGAAGAAGCTTAGTGCAGAGAGAGAGGATGACAATTATAGTTCCAAACGAGCAGAAGATGAAGATACTGATTCTAAACATCTAGTTGCAGAACAGCATAATGACTAA
- the LOC106419196 gene encoding uncharacterized protein LOC106419196 — protein MATEQSGLENQESQPNQVAPGFVGAIEEQYKKLRDHAEAYPYVWGSYTVVYGGLFLWTAYRWRKLRRTEDRVRGLQTKLRKLVQDEQAAAAATASKSVDKSSSVSDKTSSVP, from the coding sequence ATGGCGACGGAGCAGAGCGGATTAGAAAACCAGGAGAGCCAGCCAAACCAAGTGGCTCCTGGCTTTGTAGGAGCGATCGAAGAACAATACAAGAAACTAAGAGATCACGCCGAGGCTTATCCATACGTTTGGGGTTCTTACACTGTTGTCTACGGCGGTCTTTTCCTTTGGACTGCTTATAGATGGAGGAAGCTTAGGAGAACCGAGGATCGAGTTCGTGGTCTTCAGACTAAACTTAGGAAACTCGTCCAAGACGAacaagcagcagcagcagcaacagctTCTAAATCAGTAGACAAATCTTCTTCAGTTTCTGACAAGACATCATCAGTGCCTTGA
- the LOC106419349 gene encoding uncharacterized protein LOC106419349 isoform X2, producing the protein MIIIVHKLRSCYVESLSLRRPKGEKKVAASQVAWMGGVVNSARSNRFSNGYAGAHGSNAPQEISYQEPWDYYSYYPITLPLRRPNAGDPEVLDVDEFIKDLGNHEEALNTAADLSLTEDSEEPKMLFMRLPAVPLANQSATTENRGSKPNIRGGAEKACDLKAASANGFMGKLLVYKSGAIKMKLGEVLYDVSPGLKSEFAQDVMAVNTDEKNCCLVGDVYKHAVLTPDIDSILKDIDNM; encoded by the exons ATGATAATAATAGTGCACAAGCTGCGGAGTTGCTACGTAGAGTCACT ATCATTACGTAGGCCAAAAGGAGAGAAGAAAG TGGCTGCTTCTCAAGTTGCTTGGATGGGTGGTGTGGTGAATTCAGCGAGGTCAAATAGGTTCTCTAATGGATATG CTGGTGCTCATGGCTCAAATGCTCCACAGGAGATATCGTATCAAGAACCATGG GATTATTACAGTTATTATCCTATCACGCTTCCGTTGAGGAGACCCAACGCAGGCGATCCAG AGGTTCTTGACGTCGACGAGTTTATTAAGGATTTGGGAAATCATGAAGAGGCACTCAACACAGCTGCTGATCTCTCTCTTACG GAagatagtgaagaaccgaaaaTGCTTTTTATGAGGTTACCGGCTGTTCCTTTGGCAAATCAATCGGCAACAACTGAGAACCGTGGAAGCAAGCCAAATATTAGAGGTGGTGCTGAGAAGGCTTGTGATTTAAAAGCTGCCTCGGCAAATGGTTTCATGGGAAAACTTCTAGTCTACAAAAGCGGTGCTATCAAGATGAAACTCGGTGAAGTGCTTTATGAT GTAAGCCCAGGGTTGAAGAGCGAGTTTGCACAAGATGTGATGGCGGTTAACACAGATGAGAAGAACTGTTGTCTGGTTGGAGATGTGTACAAGCATGCAGTTTTGACTCCTGATATTGATTCTATCTTAAAAGATATCGACAACATGTGA
- the LOC106419149 gene encoding vacuolar protein sorting-associated protein 9A isoform X1 produces MENIDVFPGLHDFLERMRKPSAGDFVKSIKSFIVSFSNNAPDPEKDSEAVQEFFTKMEAAFRAHPLWSGSSEEELDSAADGLEKYVMTKLFTRVFASNTDDVISDEKLFQKMSLVQQFISPESLDIQPTFQNETSWLLAQKELQKMNMYKAPRDKLMCILSCCKVINNLLLNASIASKENAPGADEFLPVLIYVTIKANPPQFHSNLLYIQRYRRQSKLVGEASYFFTNLLSAESFISNIDAKSLSMDEADFENKMESARARLSGLGSQSYQTDHGAAPTAHNPKRDTTLLQSQSSDSLSGTNETLNQRSELPIKKAESISDLENKGAAMLLNGSSEASKILKEYPYVFASAGDLRVGDVEGLLNDYKQLVFKYVCLSKGVGDAETSLASSSSPMQPSTETETEDHTTVSSDVQTKTEIDRSVDDLMRALQGEGDNVHKLSDVKQEDYGEDVVQGSAEERDPKVEDETVTEDIDLKKLSAEREDDNYSSKRAEDEDTDSKHLVAEQHND; encoded by the exons ATGGAGAACATAGACGTATTCCCCGGGCTGCACGATTTTCTCGAGCGGATGCGTAAACCCTCCGCCGGAGATTTCGTCAAATCCATTAAAAG TTTCATTGTCTCATTCTCCAACAATGCGCCAGACCCAGAGAAAGATTCTGAGGCAGTTCAGGAGTTCTTTACCAAGATGGAGGCTGCTTTCAGGGCTCATCCACTTTGGTCCGGTTCTTCCGAGGAGGAGTTAGACAGTGCTGCAGAT GGACTAGAGAAGTATGTCATGACAAAGTTATTTACGCGGGTATTTGCATCAAACACCGACGATGTAATCTCCGATGAGAAACTCTTTCAGAAGATGTCATTAGTTCAGCAGTTCATTTCTCCTGAAAGCTTGGATATACAACCTACTTTCCAAAACGAAACATCATGGCTG CTAGCTCAAAAAGAGCTCCAGAAGATGAATATGTACAAAGCTCCTCGTGATAAGCTGATGTGTATCCTTAGCTGCTGCAAAGTGATTAATAACTTACTGCTAAATGCTTCAATCGCGTCAAAGGAGAATGCACCTGGAGCCGACGAGTTTCTTCCTGTTCTCATTTATGTTACCATAAAG GCTAACCCTCCACAGTTTCACTCAAACTTGTTATATATACAAAGATATAGACGTCAATCTAAACTGGTTGGGGAAGCTTCCTACTTCTTCACGAACCTGCTCTCTGCagagtctttcatctcaaatatTGATGCAAAGTCCCTTTCTATGGATGAAGCTgactttgaaaacaaaatggaaTCTGCACGGGCACGTCTCTCTGGTCTTGGAAGCCAGTCTTATCAAACTGATCACGGCGCTGCACCCACTGCTCATAATCCCAAGAGGGACACCACGCTTCTGCAATCACAGTCGTCTGATAGTCTTTCTGGAACCAACGAAACACTGAATCAGAGAAGTGAACTACCGATAAAGAAAGCTGAATCCATCTCGGATTTGGAAAATAAAGGTGCTGCCATGCTTTTGAACGGTAGCAGCGAGGCGAGCAAGATCTTGAAAGAGTATCCTTACGTGTTTGCCAGTGCTGGTGATTTGAGGGTGGGAGATGTTGAAGGGCTGCTAAATGATTATAAACAGTTAGTTTTCAAATATGTCTGCCTCTCCAAAGGCGTGGGTGATGCAGAAACATCTTTAGCTTCATCAAGTTCACCTATGCAACCGTCTACTGAAACTGAAACTGAGGATCATACAACAGTGTCTTCAGATGTTCAAACGAAAACCGAAATTGATAGGAGCGTTGATGATTTGATGCGAGCTTTACAAGGGGAAGGGGATAATGTTCATAAACTTTCAGATGTGAAACAAGAAGATTATGGTGAAGATGTTGTACAAGGAAGTGCGGAAGAACGTGATCCCAAAGTTGAAGATGAAACAGTTACTGAAGACATTGATTTGAAGAAGCTTAGTGCAGAGAGAGAGGATGACAATTATAGTTCCAAACGAGCAGAAGATGAAGATACTGATTCTAAACATCTAGTTGCAGAACAGCATAATGACTAA
- the LOC106419226 gene encoding laccase-14, protein MNIKSQHIKRRRKYIFFVKKERRKYGTKINKNSTKQITDTQSILSEIINRFRRTSMVFKLKISNTMVNTLTIVFSLFVFLTSQIAQAKIHRHTFTIKSKTFTRLCDTKNILTVNGEFPGPTLKAHRGDKLIVNVINNANYNMTLHWHGARQVRNPWSDGPEYVTQCPIRPGERYVYRIDLTVEEGTIWWHAHSQWARATVHGAFIVYPKRGSSYPFPKPHREIPLILGEWWKKKNVMDIAGNANRTGGEPAISDAYTINGQPGYLYPCSKPDTFKMKVVRHRRYLLRIINAVMDEELFFAIANHTLTVVAKDGLYLKHFNTSYLMITPGQSMDVLLHANQRSGRYFMAARAYSSAFGAGFDKTTTTAILKYKGHSVTDELNRKTPVLVLPYLPPYNHTEATTRFTNQFRSYRTRTSNRPVNVPVKIDTRLLYAISVNLMNCSDDKPCNGPFGKRFSSSVNNVSFVNPTVDILRAYYRRIGGVFQADFPRKPPTEFNYTGENLPFPTRFGTKVVVLDFNSSVELVLQGTNVLASDNHPIHLHGYSFFVVGSGFGNFDRRKDPLKYNLVDPPEETTVGVPSNGWTAVRFVANNPGVWLLHCHIERHATWGMNAVFIVKDGPTKSSRMLKPPPDLPSC, encoded by the exons ATGAATATTAAGAGTCAACATATcaaacgaagaagaaaatatattttttttgtcaaaaaagaaagaagaaaatatggaacaaaaataaataaaaatagcactaaacAGATAACAGATACCCAAAGCATTCTATCAGAGATCATAAATCGGTTTAGAAGAACAAGCATGGTCTTCAAGCTCAAGATTTCAAACACAATGGTCAACACACTGACTATAGTCTTCTCCCTCTTTGTGTTTCTTACAAGCCAAATCGCACAAGCCAAGATTCATCGTCACACTTTCACG ATAAAGTCAAAAACGTTCACCCGACTCTGTGACACCAAGAATATATTGACAGTGAACGGAGAGTTCCCCGGACCGACGTTAAAAGCCCACCGTGGAGATAAACTCATCGTCAATGTCATCAACAACGCAAACTACAATATGACCCTCCACTG GCATGGAGCGAGACAAGTAAGGAATCCGTGGTCGGACGGACCTGAATACGTGACTCAATGTCCGATTCGACCAGGCGAGCGTTATGTTTATAGAATTGATCTTACGGTTGAAGAAGGAACGATTTGGTGGCACGCACATAGTCAATGGGCACGTGCCACAGTCCATGGAGCGTTTATTGTCTATCCCAAGCGCGGCTCATCTTATCCTTTTCCCAAACCACACCGCGAGATTCCTCTCATTTTAG GTGAATGgtggaagaagaaaaacgtaatGGATATTGCAGGAAACGCTAATAGAACCGGAGGTGAACCGGCTATCTCAGATGCATATACCATAAACGGACAACCCGGTTATCTCTACCCCTGCTCTAAACCGG ACACATTTAAAATGAAGGTGGTGCGCCATCGACGATACCTTCTCCGGATTATCAATGCAGTGATGGACGAAGAGCTCTTCTTTGCAATAGCAAACCACACCTTAACCGTTGTGGCTAAAGACGGTCTTTACTTAAAGCATTTCAATACAAGTTACCTAATGATCACTCCTGGCCAATCCATGGACGTCCTCCTCCACGCGAATCAGCGTTCAGGCCGTTACTTTATGGCGGCTCGAGCTTACTCCTCCGCCTTTGGTGCCGGTTTTGACAAAACCACCACCACTGCCATCTTAAAATACAAAGGTCATTCCGTAACCGATGAATTAAACCGGAAAACTCCGGTTTTGGTTTTACCCTATTTGCCTCCTTATAATCATACCGAGGCAACCACCCGGTTCACTAACCAATTTAGAAGCTATCGAACCAGAACCAGTAACCGTCCGGTTAACGTCCCGGTTAAAATCGACACTCGTCTTCTCTACGCGATCTCCGTGAACTTGATGAACTGCTCCGACGATAAACCATGTAACGGCCCCTTCGGCAAGCGATTCTCGTCGAGCGTTAACAACGTCAGCTTCGTGAACCCGACGGTCGACATTCTCCGAGCTTATTACCGCCGCATCGGAGGCGTTTTCCAGGCGGATTTCCCGAGAAAACCGCCGACGGAGTTCAATTACACCGGAGAGAATCTTCCGTTTCCGACGAGGTTTGGAACGAAAGTGGTGGTTCTTGATTTCAATTCGAGCGTCGAGCTGGTGTTGCAGGGGACGAACGTGTTGGCTTCGGATAATCACCCGATCCATCTCCATGGTTATAGCTTCTTTGTGGTGGGATCGGGTTTTGGGAATTTCGATCGCCGGAAAGATCCGTTGAAGTATAACCTAGTTGATCCACCGGAGGAGACCACCGTTGGAGTTCCTAGTAATGGCTGGACCGCCGTCAGATTCGTAGCTAATAATCCAG GGGTATGGTTGTTGCATTGCCATATAGAGAGACATGCCACATGGGGAATGAACGCAGTATTCATAGTGAAAGATGGACCGACCAAATCATCTCGAATGCTCAAACCTCCTCCTGATCTGCCTTCTTGTTAG
- the LOC106419349 gene encoding uncharacterized protein LOC106419349 isoform X1 yields the protein MEQKPPVRKMKFAPKAPPKRVPKPEVKPEVVEDDNNSAQAAELLRRVTERSLRRPKGEKKVAASQVAWMGGVVNSARSNRFSNGYAGAHGSNAPQEISYQEPWDYYSYYPITLPLRRPNAGDPEVLDVDEFIKDLGNHEEALNTAADLSLTEDSEEPKMLFMRLPAVPLANQSATTENRGSKPNIRGGAEKACDLKAASANGFMGKLLVYKSGAIKMKLGEVLYDVSPGLKSEFAQDVMAVNTDEKNCCLVGDVYKHAVLTPDIDSILKDIDNM from the exons ATGGAGCAGAAACCACCAGTGCGGAAG atgaaGTTCGCGCCAAAAGCTCCTCCGAAGCGAGTGCCAAAACCGGAAGTTAAACC TGAAGTGGTTGAGGATGATAATAATAGTGCACAAGCTGCGGAGTTGCTACGTAGAGTCACT GAAAGATCATTACGTAGGCCAAAAGGAGAGAAGAAAG TGGCTGCTTCTCAAGTTGCTTGGATGGGTGGTGTGGTGAATTCAGCGAGGTCAAATAGGTTCTCTAATGGATATG CTGGTGCTCATGGCTCAAATGCTCCACAGGAGATATCGTATCAAGAACCATGG GATTATTACAGTTATTATCCTATCACGCTTCCGTTGAGGAGACCCAACGCAGGCGATCCAG AGGTTCTTGACGTCGACGAGTTTATTAAGGATTTGGGAAATCATGAAGAGGCACTCAACACAGCTGCTGATCTCTCTCTTACG GAagatagtgaagaaccgaaaaTGCTTTTTATGAGGTTACCGGCTGTTCCTTTGGCAAATCAATCGGCAACAACTGAGAACCGTGGAAGCAAGCCAAATATTAGAGGTGGTGCTGAGAAGGCTTGTGATTTAAAAGCTGCCTCGGCAAATGGTTTCATGGGAAAACTTCTAGTCTACAAAAGCGGTGCTATCAAGATGAAACTCGGTGAAGTGCTTTATGAT GTAAGCCCAGGGTTGAAGAGCGAGTTTGCACAAGATGTGATGGCGGTTAACACAGATGAGAAGAACTGTTGTCTGGTTGGAGATGTGTACAAGCATGCAGTTTTGACTCCTGATATTGATTCTATCTTAAAAGATATCGACAACATGTGA
- the LOC111201533 gene encoding pentatricopeptide repeat-containing protein At1g62350 — MEGIGLRGEILRLGFTPRRGVSGRSPVLRRAMVIKMRDRSKNRKPLQRGRMLSIEAIQAVQALKRANPPPPSTSPSSSSSMLDRVIDSKIRRLLKFDMVAVLRELLRQNECSLSLKVFEEIRKEYWYKPQVRLYADMIAVMADNSLIEELNYLYAAMKSEKGLVADTESFNTLLVILLNHKLFELVMDCYAFMQSIGYEPDRTSFRILVQGLESNGEMGLSSIVRQDALEYYGESLEFSEEIEDISSLLIPQWRR; from the exons ATGGAAGGGATTGGATTACGTGGAGAGATTCTCCGTCTCGGGTTCACGCCACGCCGTGGTGTCTCCGGCCGCTCTCCGGTTCTCCGGAGAGCTATGGTGATAAAGATGAGAGACCGCAGCAAGAACAGGAAGCCACTGCAGAGAGGTCGCATGCTCAGTATCGAAGCGATTCAAGCCGTTCAAGCTCTAAAGCGAGccaatcctcctcctccttcaacGTCTCCGTCTTCCTCCTCATCGATGCTTGATCGCGTAATCGATTCCAAAATCCGCCGGCTCTTGAAATTCGATATGGTCGCCGTTCTTCGAGAGCTATTACGCCAGAACGAGTGCTCTCTATCTCTCAAG GTTTTCGAAGAGATTCGAAAGGAGTATTGGTACAAGCCTCAGGTGAGACTATACGCAGATATGATCGCTGTAATGGCGGATAACAGTTTGATAGAGGAGCTCAACTACCTTTACGCAGCTATGAAGTCAGAGAAGGGATTAGTGGCTGACACTGAGAGCTTCAACACGCTCTTGGTGATTCTTCTGAATCATAAGCTGTTTGAACTTGTCATGGACTGTTATGCTTTTATGCAATCGATAGGGTATGAGCCTGACAGGACTTCCTTTAGAATCCTAGTTCAGGGTCTTGAATCCAATGGCGAAATGGGGTTATCGAGTATCGTTAGGCAAGATGCTCTTGAGTATTATGGCGAATCGCTCGAGTTTAGTGAAGAAATTGAAGACATCTCTAGTCTGTTGATCCCACAATGGAGAAGATAA